ATCCTGAAGCTGGTGTCGGGCTTGTTAGATGGAGCCCTGGACGGCAACATGCTGCCGGGGGAAGCAGCACCGGTGGATTTCGAGGAGCCGCTGGAGTCCCGTCTGGAGGAGAGGGCAGTGTACAACCGGCTATCGCTGCCTCAGCGTGACCGCAAGGCGCCCTGTAAAAACTTCTTCTGGAAAACTTTCACCTCTTGCTAACAGCTCTCTTCTGCCTGCCTCCTGTGCTCCTTTCCCTGCCAGCTCCTCATGAACTGTAGTAGACCTCAGCTGTACATATCATGCTGTCCGACATCGATGGACTCCACTGACACAGTGTGGCACAATGTGGCACAGTgtgtttaaatatgaattatttatgTATCTTTTTATGTAtacaatatatgtatttatgtatgttgcCGTTTATGTAAAGGGTCGACAATAAAGCATGGATAACGTAAGTACTTTTGTAAGttattcaaaaaaaagaaaaggtcataTTTTTCACCTGCTTcaacaaatacaatataaatgCAAAGTCCAAATCGTGCAAAATGGTGGCTGTATCTTTATTTGGGTTCACAACCTTTACTACACTAAAATGTAGAGTGTATTTGCCAATTGAATTTCTATACCTGCCAAAAAACAAGTTTTTGGagcctgtttttttattactgctGCTCGTAATATTGACATATTACTCATTGTGCTTTGTAGGCTACTTGGTTCTGGCATAAATATCTTTCTAGGTTATGTGATGAAAATGCTGTTTAAACCACACAAGTCTAATGAAGGGAAAAGAGGGGAATtgcataagaaaaaaaagtaaaatccaATTTTAGAAACTAAAAGTCCAATAAAGGTTTTTGCAATTAGATCATAGAATTAAAGGCATAtaatcaatttaaaaataaaatccatacaTTTACTGAGGCAGGTAGAGTGGGCCACATATGCTGCATGTTGGCACTTGTTTCTCCTGTAAATCTTCTGAAACTCGAATCAAAAAGGAAGAAAGCccaaataatacaaaaacatcGGATGAGAAAATGACTTACTTAGATAATAGAAAAAACTCACGTGTTATTAGTGGCCGAACAAAGGTCCTTATTAATTCCTAGTCACAAGTTGAGGGAGACGTTACAGTGACTTATCACCGGTCGTTAAATATGTCAATAAAGACGGGAAGGCAAATAAATCAGAAGCTTCCCTTCTTTTCGCTCAAAGCTGCAGAATGTGGACACCTGTTGTACAAGAAACCATTCAACACTATTGAGGAGAACCTGACTCCACAGTTTGACTGTGAAAGCACAGAAACGGCGGCTGTTGCGATGTTGAGATGATCAAGTGCTCCCTACGTGTGACCCTATCATCCCCGGTATTGGGTTCTTGCTGCTAACGACAGCCAGAGACTCTGCGTTGGCTGCAGGCCGCTCTGCCCTCACTCAGTCACGTGCTCATGACAAAGGCTTCCACGTCGTGGCCCTTCTGACAATCACCACCCCTTGGATTTGTAGGTCTTTTTTACCAGGGAGATGCGAAGGTGCTGTCCTAAAAAATGGACTTTTAAGCCTGGCCAACAGTCCCGGTTAATGAAATGACACGCAGGTGAAACATCCTGCTGTTTGTGTCAGAGGAAATCGGTACTGGGTTTTGGATAGTTGTGAATAGCAAAtctttgcattcatttgaacCGTTGAATAATACCTGACAATTACAAGAGCCCTTTTAGTACTTTATTGAGTAATATATCAAAAGGAACTCTATTTATTCTACGCGGATGCCTTTGCTGGCTCCAAGATTGGATGGAAAAGAATCATTTCTTAGATCTTTGCCTCAGTGCTGCAGGTTTTAGACACAACGTAACAACCATCCCCGCAGGGTGCATCAGCTCAGGCTGAGCGTTGTATGAATGCAAAAAGTGACAAATCCGACAAAAAGGATCCGTTGGATTGGGTCTCAACGCAAACAACACATAGTCACCTCAGCGCAAAGATTATTCTTGATACTGTGTTGTAAAACCTGAGAGCAACATGCAAATAAAACACTTATCATGAAATgtcagaatttaaaaaaataacttacgATCATGTTTCCACAGtcactacaaatcccacaaaggCAGAGTAAAGGCAAAGCTCGGAGTAGCTTTCCAGCCACTTTCCTCAACTGGGTTAgtgtctcattttctttttgaaaccGGATGAATAAGTGAAAATGTTTCAGAAGTATGCTTGTCTCACAGgtgcaaagacaacaaagagtTAACATATGTTCACAGTAATGATTAAATTACAAGTGGAACATCAAAGcaagtgattttcttttttgacagtgggggaaaaaaaagctcttgAATGAACCGTGATGCCGTGTTTTTGTTGAACAAGGCTGCATCATCCTCTGAAAGCCCCATTTGATGCTGAGTTACAGTTCAACAAAATTTCAAAGCAAAGTAATTACATGGTTTTTGGCAAAAGCTCCCTCCAACGATGCTGAATAGACGAAGGCTCCCGTGGGCTTACTTGATTACAGTTCATCACGCAGCATCTTTCATTCTTGGATGCAGTGAGAAGCACCTCTATTCAGGTTTACAGCTTGGGTGAGACGCACTGGACTGTGTTAGAACAAATAAGCAATCATTGTATAGAGAAatatcaaacacaaaaaaaaaaatatatatatatatatatgttcctCTCCCTAAAAAGGCAGCCTCCGATTCCAATCAGCCTTCTTGGGTTTGAgatgacaaacacaacaacaatttgATGTCAGTAGAGGTGCCGTCCACTTCTGACTCCATGACCCTGGGCTCAAATGAGCACGCGGCGGGCGACATCAAAGCCACATGCCTGCAAGTAAAGGATTTTATTGGCTTTTCTTTTGATctgaaggaggaggggaaggagtcCTCGGGGCCTACCTGAGTAATTCAAATGTGAATGTGACTTCATATGTGCCggcattttaaaatgacaaagactTTTTACggggaaaaaacaacttcaaagggACCCACCACGGTTACATAATGCACAAATTGTTTTAAACTTTATGGGATGTGACTGTAATTGGGTGCAATTTCAGCTGCAgcaatatatttgaatatatacagtacaagcccaagtatatatatatatatttcataagAAAAGACCTTTATAAGTAAAGAAACTGATTCCATGAGGAATATTTTCATGTCAACACTGTCGAAAGGTGAAGCGTAAAAAGCGTTGGTTTGTAGATTACACGTGATGATCCTACCTTCCCTCTGAGCTGCGGCAGCCTCACCGAATGCTGCACCAGCGtcgtgtttgtctctgtgtctcaccgGTGTGTCAGAACTTGTTTTCATCCCCCACAGGTGAGACTTTAGCAACGGTTAACATCAAACGGCTCGCTAAGATGGCCTCAATCGCCAAATTAACGCCGAGCGCTCCGCTCGTGCTTCTGAGGAAAGGTGCTAACAGGCAGGTTGTGTGGAGGCTCTCTTTACTGCAAAAGAgttgtgttgaaataaatgGATTTACATAAAAAGGGACTTTAATCCTATTTTCAAAAGAATGTTTAACACATTAAGGTTGCTGCATCGGACGTATTGTTAAAAAAGCACGGGTTTCTGTGTACTCAGAGCGTAGGGAATCAAGGATTggaacaataaaacaacatttgaatctTAAGAAAACCCATTCCAACACAAATCTCACACATTGTAGagtgagtgtgcatgttttgcTTCAGAAATGGCGACAGAAGTTCTGTGATATCGGCAAACACGTACTTGTTTTTCATTAAGCCAGTGACTCTGGACACAGCGCCTGCAGCAGCTTATTCATCTCTGTCTGCCGGGCTCCATTTGTTTAGTTATGACATTTGAGATGTTGCATCCACAGCACAATGTGGTGCACTAGCTGGGGATTtttatgtaaaacaaaatatataagttaccaatttaaaaaaacgttctAGGGCGAGGACATGCCCAGCGAGAATAATGGACCCGTTCTGCTGGTTGAAGGGTCGTTAGTACCTTTTCAGGGAGTTGACTCTGACAGTAGTATAAAATCTTCCTGTTTTTTGCAGCTCGTTTCATTTCGTAACAAATACTGTTGCATGTAGGTGTTAACAAATACGTTTACAACAAGCGGTCTCAGATTAGATGAATTATGCTTTTGCAAATCATAAAGAGCTACAGGAGTAGGGAGTCCATGGCCTCTTAATGATGCCCCGCTGCGTCTGAGCAAAGCATCCCAGCACGCAAAGCACACACGCCGGAGCGTCCTCTGATGTGTTTCTCTCAAAGAGAGTTTGGGAGCTCCGGCAGGGAATAGAGAGATTGTTTTCCCCAGCAGAGTTTAATGATGCCTGATGGCTTACTCAGCCGCCCAGTGCCAGCGCTAAAAGCGCCTCATTACAGggccctctgctctttcagTGCGAAAGCCGTGGCTCCGAAAATGAGCTGTCACCAGCGTGAGGAAGGGGTGCAGCGCGCCGGCCACTAAACTAGACCTTATTCATTCTGAATGCCACCGCTTTGGAAGACAGGGGCAGGTCTGTGgttagaaacaacaacaacaacaacataaaaggATGTGGTTTCAAAGATTTAGTTAGCAAAGACCTTTGAGTGCTGCATGGATGCAAACCAAATCATATCTATCAAGTGAGATTCCTTACGCTAGACCTCGTTAGTGTGCAGACGATGACGACGGCCTCCAGAGGTCTTTTTACTCCTCTACAGTGCAATTAGGACTATCAGTAGACACAgtaaataagacaaaaaaaaacttgtgagGCTGTACTTCTCGCCACAGTGGtgttttgagctaaatgctaatatcAGCATGCTATACTCTGAGTCACAGGCCAATGTTTAAAAGCAGGTGTAttccaaatgtattattttatttattgctaTAGCAGGCTTGTGGTCACTAACCAAATTCATTATTTGACTTGATAATTATGCCGGGTGAAAGAACTGAGGATCATACAATTCAATACAATTAATTCTGAGTGGGACTTCTTTGCCAGAAGGACATCTTTTTCAGCAGTCTTTTGGTTTTAGCTGTGATAATGTAAACCCATCTACATACTATATTGTATATTTGACCAATTCCAACTTCACATTAAAGccagcaagccccccccccccccttcccaaacACGATGTGTCACAAGTGCTGTACAATATTAATATAACATCTACCGATTTACAGCAACACATGAGCAGGAAAACAAGTGTTCATTTGTGAAGCATCATGCAAATACTGAATCGGAGACATCTTGTGCCATCCTTCACTTTGGAACCTTTCCCACCTCACGTTAGACCAGTGGACGATAACCGTGTTGATGGCCAATCACCTAAAACTGCTCAGCGGGATATATTCAGATGTTGCATGCAAGGCCAATTCCACACGTtccacaaatacaaaaacaagggAGCTAGTTTATCAAACACTTTATCTCTGTAGGTTTTGCAATTCCAGACAAATAATGTTGCACAGAAACAGTAGTTTTCATGTTTTGATAATCCCCAAAAAAATTCCTCAAAATATTTCAAACCAAAAACCATTGATTTTGAGTCAAGTTTAGCAATAAGACGTTTGTATAAGCGGTGGAGCAGAGGCACTGGTGCGATGGTGCGGGCGTGTGGTTGCTCTTCTGGCGGCAGAGCAAAACATGTAAATATTAAtttttttgtgcttggttgACCAGCTGAATGACTCTCTACACCGACAACTAATCTCATCACTTCTCTGATCCATCTGTTGTGACTCCTGCTGTAAAAATGTGTCTTCCAAGTTGATAATTGGTTTTTCAAGGTCATCATGCCAAACTTATCCAGGCTCTGAGGCCGTGTTGATGTCATGATGAAGGAAGCTGCACAGATTTTGTACTTGAAGCAAAGCAACTTTCAAGTAATATATCGTCTGCTTATCATTTTCTATCACTGAAGGCTGCTGTGCTATAGTCAGTAAACCTCTAAAAGGTTTGAAGGAGTTACCATTTCAGCTCAATAGTTGTGCTTTTCCCCGACTGTCAGCCGCTCATGTGGATGGTGTCATTAGACAAAtaggactgcagagagagagagaaagtgctgCAAGATGATATTGAATGTCTTGTTTAAGCACTCCTTCCTGCAGGATCTGGTCACTACAGGGCTCTAATCACAAGGGCAACAATACCTTGATTAGCTACTGGCTTTGCCCAGCCTTTGCACCTGTTAGAGATTGGTtgccacagcagcagatgaGCATCTCAAGTAATGTTATTTTCTCTCAGCAACTAGTGCTGCTTAAGACCATTTTCCAGACAATTGGGCCCTTGTGGGGTGGCAATACACCTGATTGCGGATGCTCGAACAACACGACATTCCCGTGTGTCAAATGGTCTGGCTGCagtatacagacacacacctacacgaAAAAATGTTACCACAGTATTACGGGTGACAGTGATGGTTTATTAATAGCACGTGAAACCGCGTCGCTGCCAACGAGAGTCGTGCAATTACTCATATCGGAAATCCATGTTTAATGTTCATGCGGGCCATCATTTTTCTCCAGCCTAATAGACCCAAAAATGTTTAATCAATTATACAAGAATTAACCCACCATTAAGATCTGTTATGTAGTTATCGAATCGTGGTCTGTTAGCACTAGTTTATAGTTTCATATCAGTGACATGTGCGTGTTAACAACGAGGGgatgtgttttattaaaaaataatactcACTGCTGATTACTTGCAGGCTTACCAGAAACGGATTAGAGGTGTCTcttttgaaagcttttttttttttaacctgcaaAAATGATGGTGGGTGAGCGAGTTACAAATTCTGTCCTAGCTTTAAATTATAATTCAGTAGTTTTGTAAAAGAGAGCGGTTTGAAACGCGATTAAAGACAAATCCCGGTGGCATCGGGAACCCTAATAAAGGAAAGCATTTGGGGGCGAGAGCAGCACCTGTGTGCCATTTCTCATCATTGCCTCGTCCCACCAACGTCACTGAATGCCGACCGCCTTATGGCGGTCGACAGAATTGCTAAAGCTGGGGTCTGTTTGAATTAGCAAGTTAATGACCGTATTTGTTATTTGTGAAAAAGAGCCATGCAGGCCTGAATCTGAAGAGTAATAGGCTTGACGTCAGGAATGTAATCCggcaaaaaaaaggctcaacGTGAATTCATCAGGAGCAATTCTTTTCATTAGCATCTGGGCATGTTGGTTACCAGGATACGCAATAAATGATACTCTGAACATGTGCGTCTAGCGTTTGGGAAGCTCTGTGGTAACTATCAGCGATATGTCATTGCATTAATCTTAAGTGACGCATTGCTACCCTGGATAACATATTTCTCTGGATTTTTAGGATACGTTATTTCATTAAAGCTATCTATTAAACGCAATAAATGTTGCACCCAATATTCATTCATAAATTCAGGTGTATTGGGGCAGTATGTCTGTAGGGCATACACTTCATACGAACACTTGAAAGACAACAAAACGACCTCATTCACTGAAGTTCTACTGTTGTTTTcacaaaaatgctttttatgcAGCATTAACCAGCTAAATTTGTTTAATCATGCTTAAATTACAATATACATCGACTGCACTCAGTCAATTGAGTTTGACAGTTAAGTTTAGTTGGAAAATCTGTTCAATCTTGATTGTTAAGATTTAATGATCTGAAAAAAGTTTGTTCAAAATGTCGGGTGATTTGATCTATTTTTAGCCCAAGATGTGAGCACAACGCCAACAGCactattttttttgcatttatttacttttaaaaaaaaatacatattttcctcTGAAAGCATGCCTAAGGAAAAACCGAGGTGAGAGTTAAGCGAGACATTTCCAGGTGTTTTTTTGACACAATGTATTCTCTGTGCCCACGCACAATAAGCAACAACAATGGCAATGTTAATAGAAGCATTAGACTGAACCTGCTGCTCCCCACAGAACAAAGAGAAAGGTTCACGTATATTGACGGCATTCAATCAATTCTGTTTCTTTGGCTCGTGAACATCTGGCCCGGAGGCGTACACGCGGTGAGTCCCTGGAACGGCAAGAAGCTGCAACATTCAAAACCCCCTTTTCTCTTGTTCTGCGAATGAAATGTTTACGCTCCTGCCAGTAGCATTTTACATTTCTGCATTGAATGTTGAGACACTGACAATCTGTGAATAAGTATCCgacactaagagacatcttgtCCTGTGGAGCTTCCAAACAGTCTTTTATTTGCGGTTTATTTGTGCCGTGGAAGCTTAAATCCTATCGCGTCTGCAGCGGAAGAGCAAATTACAGTGGATTAACGCTACATTGTTTCTCGGTGTTCAGCTAAAGTGACACATTCCCAGTTATTCAAGTCCTTAATTACAGTTAACAGCATGTGGGTGTGTGAGACTATACTGCGATTGCAGCCGATGGAAAGAACGACGAGGATGAGACCGAGGATGGTAGAGTTCTAACCCCAAATCAGAGTGAATCGGTATAAATTGTGCGTAATAAGGGACAAAATGTAAGAAACATTCACATTTACCAGCCTCCTGCGTCTTAGTTACATTCATCAGAAGCGCACTCTCTTCCTGCACCTTTATATTTTGTTGACTCTCCATATAACCAAACAACCACTTTCCTTTCTTCTGTTCAATTGATATCAGGTGGCCTATTCTTTATTTAATGACTGACTGACTTCCATGAGGAAGCACTTCATTACTGCATGGTGCAGCGGGCAGGTGAGACAGCTTTGTGAGGACAGCGCACAcaaaccttcaagatttgatcaTGCTGAAATTGAACGGGCTCGCCCCTTGTGGCCCCGCACGTTTTTTGTGATTATAACGATTTTGGGTGGAAAAGCAGATATCTACTGATATCTACAAAAAACAGCCGCGAATAGGATCACTGAGGGTTTAACTGACAGGGCCGCCGGGTGAGGAATTTTGGAGACAGTTCTTTGAAAGTGGATAATAGAACAGCAATCTTGCAAAACGCATTTCATCTACTGCAGTTGTATTTGCAGTTGAGTTGTATTTGAGTGAGAGGCTCACGGCTGAAAATGGCCTTAAATCACAGTAAAATGCCTTCAGCTGATGTCCGCAGTTGTTGCGTTAGAGGCCCCAGGTTGGTGCAAAAAGGCAATGTTGACAAACAGCTTACAGTCGCTGCCCCTAATTGTCTTCCAATAAAGAAGGTAAACTGAACAGTTCAATATTAttctaaaactattttttttatttcttacacTTTTCTCACgtgcttttatttgtcattttttacattttagttttccGTTATATGGCCTCAAGCAACTCAAACATGAATTCTAAATTCAACTTCAAGCTTTAATATACAAATCTTGGTATTATTCCCTTCATTATTACCTGTACTATTAAATGCTGCTTCGGTCTAACTCGAGCAACAATAAAATGGGTTTTTACACCTTACGGTGTGACCTCAGGGTGTGAAGAGGTTGGAAAGCACGTAATGATAAAGGTGTTCGTTGTCAGTAGCCGCAGGCATTCACAGGGATAGGTTAGGCTCTACATTTTATGATAGGCGGAAGCAAAGATAACAGTTCTTAACACACCGTTTTTTTTCTAGTCAATAAAGCAAACaagtagtacattatgaaggaTTGGCTGCTTTGCAACTTTGAATAACCACAGAGTTGACATTTCAAATGGCAATCACTGCAATGACATTTAGAGAGCAGACACACTCAGGAAAGACAATATCCAAGGTTTTCAGaaagatatctatatatacccCCATATTGCTTATAAAGTAGGATTTTTTTTGGTCCAGTTATGAATGATGAtgcctgaaaaataaataattgttttataaTCTGTGACTAGCAGCTATTTGTGAGTGTAAAACTTTTCCCGAGTTTTATTAGTTTCATTATCTTTTTCATATTGCTTAGTTGCCTGCACCTCCAGGTTCAGCAATTAATTGAATGAAAACAGAGCAATGTGCCTATGACGTTTAACAAATTCTGCATTTATCCCATTTACAATTGTTGTATTTCCAAATGCTGCTAGCAACAGTTAGTTGTGTGCTGACAGTATTCCACAAATATCCC
This sequence is a window from Pungitius pungitius chromosome 1, fPunPun2.1, whole genome shotgun sequence. Protein-coding genes within it:
- the sst7 gene encoding cortistatin, which encodes MQLLVVLATLMGVLFSVRAAAVLPMEERSSIHMNRELSKERKELILKLVSGLLDGALDGNMLPGEAAPVDFEEPLESRLEERAVYNRLSLPQRDRKAPCKNFFWKTFTSC